DNA sequence from the Coffea arabica cultivar ET-39 chromosome 11c, Coffea Arabica ET-39 HiFi, whole genome shotgun sequence genome:
GTTAAgcaataaaccaaaaaaaaaaaaatgtaaacaaaAAGATGTACTAGTATACTTACCACTGCAGAGAGCGGGTTGGGGTAAAATCATGGAAATCATCAAAAGCCAATAGAAGATGAAAATAGGAGGAGCAAAAGTCTTCCTCTTGCTCATCATTATATTGTTTATTTCTTCCATCTGAAAACTCGTTCTGCAAGCTCCAGTGTATACTACTTACTAATATTGGTTTGTGATTCTTCTATTCGGAGAAAGATTTAAAAGGAAAAGCTACGTGGACCGTATGAAAAACTCCGAAAGACTTGACGGTCTTTTCTGGCTGCTATTATTATGTTATCTTGAGTCttgacccccccccccccaacaaataCGTTAAGTCTTGAGTGACAAGTGAGTTTCCCTCCCTTTGTAACTCAAACAATAGTGAGTCACATGCTAATAACGTATTACAGGTGTGTGTAATTGaattttgaagtttgaaatTAACGTATTGGTACCAGAAAAACGTGAAATTTCCACTGAATTTCACAATTCCAttcaaatgaagaaaatattagtACTTAAATGAAACTGTGGATTCCGACTTACTCGTTCGACTTCACCCCTCTCTTTCATTCAAACAGCACAGGTCAATGATGGAAAATTTTCATAACGTACAGGGGATAGAAATTGTGTGGAGATCAATGCATGCACGTTAAAGAAAAAAGAGACATCATTGACTGAGAAATTTGACCGCAAGATGGTTCGTGTTAATAGTGAAAAAAAGGAGACACAAAGGTTGAGGGATTGATGTTTAAAGCTGAGAAAGTGTCGTATAAAAGCAAGGCGACACAAAGGTTGAAGGATGGTATATTTTTTATAGAAGAGATATCACAAATTTGAGGTAACTTAGCAAATTAGTAGCAttctcaaggaaagaaaatatggTGCATAGAGCAACCATTGGTTTGGTCTTAATCCTCGTTTGGATCGCCATTCTCTTCCATTTGTTTGAACAATCATCGGCTGCTCGCAATCACGTCCGCTTTCTTGCCTTATCTCCCTCTCCCAGCCAGTAAGTATCAGTGATTTGTTAGCTCTCTCTCTTCATGTttcaaaacccaaaaaaaaaaaaaaaaaggctctaTTCTTTGTCGTTTACCATCTGTTGGCTAACTTTATGAACCTCTCCAGATATTTTTCAGTGACAATAAATATAAGGAAATcacaaggttttttttttttttttggtgggtggGGGTGTGTGTGAGGATGAAACTTGCAGAAAAATGATATTTTGATGATATGAATCTATATTAATTACTGCTATATTTCCTTTTTCTGAGTCAATGCTATAACTTGCCAGTGTGTACTACCACTTGCTAAATTGGACGAATTTTAGTGCCCTAAATTAAgagtaaattataaatttctgTTTCTTTTGTATATTTAGGAAGATACATAAATTAATCTGCAACAGAACTAACTATTGTATATTGTCATTTCTATGTTTCTTGTTTGATAACAGAGTACCTGTACCAGCCTCCCCTCAAAGTCCACATTTTGCTTGACGAGATATGCATTGCAAGATTGGAGAAAGGAGCCGTTACCTTCCTCATTTGCCATCGATTTTTCAGGAAGATGATCAAAAGgttgtagtttttatttttcgACACTTCTAAGGTATTTAGCAGACCTGGAAGTTAATAATATGCTATTTCGTCTCTATCTACTTTGGCTTTTTTTGTCCTCCACTAAATCAAAAGGCTCAAGAGTGAAAGAAGTTTACCATATTTCTGGACTCAGTTGAAAATCTAACCCGGGTTTGAAGGGGTAGCTATCGTTTACATTTTGATTTGAACCGTTCTTTCAACCAAAAAAGATGAAAATCTTATgctctctttttttgttttgttaaccAATCTGCAATTGTAGGGAGTAATTCACTTAGGAACTAAATATTCTTGAATTACAAATACTCAATAGAAGAAACTAAATAATTTCATATGCTTGATTCATATACGCAATAGTTCTCTCTTGTCAATTACGTTGCGCTTTGTTGGTAATGCAAGTATGTAATAATtagaattttttaatatttaaaaattcttttttttactgaaaaaaattacaattacGGACTACAACTTCATTCAGCACAATATAATAAGACACATAAAATAATCAAAAGGCTTATTTTGGGTTTTCCAATTTCCCTGCTGATAATGGAGTCCCAATTTCACCGTCCACACCACCATTCTGTGAAAGATTGAATCaggaaaagaagaagcaaaagagAAGAGGAAACCAACTTTGTCCATGTAACATGAGGATAAAGTTCCTTCTTCTCTTGCTCAATTGTTAGCTAAGCTTACTACGAGTACAAATTCAGGGTGTAGAATGACTTGAGCAAAAACAGTTGTAGTCGCCGTGGAAACCCCCCGGGTCACCTGGGTTACTGAGTTAGTAGGGGAGTGTTTTTCCCGTCGCACTAGGAGCTGAACTTGAAGGACTTCCACCTACACCAATCCTTTTACATTCACCTGCCAGGGAAAGATTCCAACACATGAACTGATCTAAACTGTAACATTAATTAATAATGGGGTAAtatacccccaaaaaaaaattctatgttTTGGCGTATATACACTTTAGTTCCTTGTGATTTGGAAACCTATAATTCAACCACTTATGATTGTAATTAAAGTGGAACCATTAGATTTTCTGTTTGATTAATGGTCAAACTAGAACAGTCAAACGTTTTCAATAAAACTATTAAAAattacaaacaaaaaaaaaatcaccccTCGATATAAGGTTAACATACTATTCTAAATAAAATATAAGGGCAAACTatacttttagaaaattttgagacaaaaatgaaattttagaaaaaaaaaaaaaaaaaaaggaagaaggtaTATTTGCTTCGTCATCAATGCTATCTATTGGATTGCTACCACTATGCTAAAAAAGCTTATAATTACTTCGCCTCTTAAAAAGGGGCAAGAATAAATCATAGAAGcacatataaattttttttaaaattatggcGGTAGCAGTCCAACGAGTAGAATTGAATACGCGGCAAATATAAGcatttcttaaatttttatttttaactcaTAATAATTATCTAAAAGTATAGTTTGccctccaaaatttttttagaatattataTTAACCTTAGATTGAGGGGTGGTTTTGTAATATTATgataattttatttgaaatttaaaagaaaatctaATGGTTTCACCTTAATTATAACCATAAGAGCTTAACTTGTAGAAGGATTACTACAATTGTGGCAATCATCAAGAAGCAACTACAGATGGTAAGACCAGAAGAAATAGGCTTTCCCCAAACCAACTAACTAAGCAAATATAACGTTTATGACCTAGGACTAACATTAATCTTTTGTGGGAGAGAAGCATTGCCGATTGCGCCAGGGGAACTTGGAAGGACTGGGATTTACTACGCTCTAAACTAAGACATCATTTGATCAATGGTTGTCGGAGATGTGTTCATTTTGGCATCCCTTTCCTGTGGATAATAAGAGTAAACAAGGGGTCCTGAGAACTTCATTGAACATATAAAACTGCGcttttttcaattatttattcacattttattttcaaaatatacgcTCCAGAAAAGCGAAAACACAAAGAAGAAACGTATGCATACTAAAATGGTCAGCACGTTTACTAAAAGTCTAaagccagaaaaaaaaaaaaaaggttaatccTTTACACACaacatgcattttgaaaaaaaaaaaaaaaaaaaaccacatgcGTGTGCGGGTGCGTGCGTGTGCGCGTGTGCACATAAAGGGATAAATATTgaaccaaaaatgaaaaaaagaatgacTATGATTGCTTGTAACCTTCTAGTGATCAGTTTTTTCTCTTAAACATTTTGCTCCCCGTTACATTGTACAATAATTaaagttacaaaaaaaaaaaaaaaaaaggtgtaccGGATATAATTATCCATCAAATGAGTGCTAAAATGGACTGACACTGTGGGCTAACTTCAACATGCATTCAGGTACTAGGCGTTTTTTTAGGGGAGCATTTGCATCTTTGGCGAGCGCTTCAGAGTCTCCATCATGAATTATGGCAACCAAATCTTCAAACATATCGTCTCTACCACCTCTCATTGGGTCCTAACAGTAGAGAAGCcaagcaaagaaaaaaataatgcatCAGCAAAACAAATAATCATGAACTACATGCATAATTTCCTGTGGACTTTGGAAAAGGTGAAATGTAGTTTTAGCAGTGATGCTGCTAATGAAATGAAGTACGTGAAAGTCCAAGTTTTTCTACTTCACATTTTCAACCAACGCATGAGCAATAAAGAAATAACAGACTGTGTTGATGGaataggaaagaaaaagaatgtgaTTCAGTCTAAAGTTGAAATCAAAGCAAGATTCGTTGTGAAAACAGAATACAAGAAACAAGTAAGTGAAGTGCAAGTACCTGAAGAAACAAGTCTGTGTGTGTCTTTCCTTCATATAAAACAGATTCAGCTTTAACTCCAACTTTCCTAAGAGTCTCTGCAAAACTCTTACTGCACAATGGATAAATGATATGCATCGATCAAATTCATGAAGCATGTGAGTCAACAATGATTCCTTCAAGTAACTACTGAAATTGCATATCGGACTTATTAGTAACAATAATCTTTGTAATTGCACTGCACTTGAGGGGAGATCCTTACCTTGAATCTGACGGAATAGAATAATCTCCAGTTCCATGGAATAGAATTATTGGTGGTAGGAGAGAAACCACATTTCTAATATCTGGGTCCTGTACCTTGATTTCAGGAGAATATCGTCGTAGACCTTCTTCCCCTTCCATTATACTGAATTGCAAATCATCAGTAAGATGAGAGGCTAGAGAAGAACAAGTGCATTCTTAAAGAGCAAGGGTTGGAATGGTACTGAACGATTACCTTTCAAAAATTCTACGGTATAAACCTCTACTATGAAAGTGATCAACCAGGTTAAGGAGATTGTATCTGTCCAAAAATGTTAACCAGAGAACGTGAATAAGTAGCATGTTTCTAGGTTGCGGAATGGGGAAACACTAGTTAAGAGGAGTACATGCTCATATGCAATTTGGCTACTAGTTCACATTAAGCAAAACAAGTCATTTAGCTTTCCATCCTCATGAACTAGATACTACTTTGCCATGTATATATCACAGCAGAGACAAACTACTTAAAGGTGTTATGATTTAGTTGAAATCTAGACTCCACTTTTAAGCTGTAGATCAGAATGCCATCAAACTCAAGGTACCACAACAACAATTCAGTCGGTCTGACCAATATCTGAAAACTAGGACCGCCGCATTTTTGGAAAAGCATATTTCTGAGTTTTGCtacttgaaaatggtttctAAAGCATATTTCTGGAAAAGCATATTTCTAAGTTTTGCCTTAAGAGTCCAGATACTTCTGAGTTTTGCTACATGAAAAAGGTTTTTAAAGCATATTTCTGGAATTGGCAATTTATGAATACCATACATAATTGCAACCATAAATAACTAAATATAATTTCATCAAAATGAAGTAGGGCAGGAAGAGGAGTGATCATTTTCAAACACCATCTTTTTGGTCATATTCAGTTTGCACTCAAACTTCTGCCAACTATAAGCTTTACAGAACTGTTAAATCCTCATCGACCCTTTTCCCGGCTCATTGACAAAAGTTTCAAAGATTTTCCCAGTAGTTATTAATTCTTCTTGCAGAAAGCATGAACCACTTAAACGTAACTTTCCAAGAGCTAGTGAAGCAAATGAAGAGAAAAAAGGCAAAATaggcaaggaaagaaaaagaaaaacaaaggagaAAGCTCTACAAAAATTGCCAAATACTACCTGCGCTTGCTCAGCCCATTCAGAATAGTAAaggctttgattttttttgttttattagcACAAGTTATACCAAGACACAAAAGATATGATGGAAACAATCCAGAGCCATTAGCTTGCCACTATTTTTGTCCATTCCCAGCAGATCCAATCAGCTATTGATATTACAAAGATGTGTAGAGCAGATCCTCTGACTATCATGCTTGCTAATTGGAACGTGCTGACTTTTCTATGTCAAGAATTTTAGCATGAACTTACCCTCCAGAAAGACCGAAATAGGCATTAATTTGAGAGACACTCCAAGAAGTGCTTTCTCCTTCACCAGCCTCCTTGATTGCCTGCTCTAGAAGTGCACAAGCAGCAATATGAGCACCTGCTGACTGTCCCATCAAGTAGATTCTGCCAATAAAAATGGCGATTATGAAAACCAGAACTACTATGTCATCTGGATATAGACCATAAGATAACAGCAGATGGCAAATACCTATCAGGATCACCTCCATATTCAGCAATGTTGTTGCATATGAATGAAATACCTCGGGAAGCATCCTGAATCATATCACCCATTGTTCCCTGAGGGAAGTTTCTGCAATTAGCAATCCAGCATCAGATGTAGTTAGAGCCAGTTAGTTAGTGTGATATTCTAGTGCTAAAACTTCAATGAGGATCTTGCCAGCTAAACTTTCTGATTTGTAACCAAAAGCATGGCATGCACTAGGAAAAAATGTCCATTACAAAGTAAGTAAAGTTACTAATGGTACAGCTTTATTCCTAAAAGcattcaaaaagaaaatttaaaattctcATGTGCTAAAGCTCAATTTGTACTTGTAAGTCTTCAGATATAAAAGAAACAGGAAATAGAGGAAATATGCCTGATTCTTACTGCAGTATTTGTTTGGTATGCTAGTGGAATGCAACAATTACCTGTAGTCTATGCATGCCACTATAATGTCTCTTTCTGATAACTGTTGTCCCAGAAGAGAACCCCAAGCTTTATACCTGCAATAGGAAAAAAGTGCTtagatttgtgaagaaaataaagAGGACAGACGAGGCAATAAAGGCCAAGCATGATAAAATATTCACAAAGAGCTGTATGCTTCAATTTGAAACCTGTCTCTTGAGATTTATACTTTGGACAATCAAGATTATCAAAAATCAactgaagtttgaaaatttggtaGCTTTTTAACGGTACCTAATACCTGCCTATAGATGTTTAATGTAATTTTAGCATTCACCACAAACGCCAAATATTCACTTTTCTGAAGCAATCAGTCTTACAGACCTCAATGTTACTTCTTCAGTCTTCttatccttccttttttttaatcaaatataTGTGCATCTGACCATTTGTATGAATCAGACTTTGCATATTTACTTCTATAAAGTTATGACATTTGATAAGTTTTCCCGTATATTGACCAAGCGAAAACCAAAGCATAACCACACACCCAATTATCCAGGCTCCACCGGTTATGAAGGCAACAACTGGCTTTGGTCCATCACCATTTTTCGGTAAGTACAAATCTAGCCTGCATCATTAAGATCTTTCTTCAGTTAATAAACCCATCGAACAGAAGCAAAGGACTCAGCAAATAATGCATGATTGAATAAGAAGGTAAATGCAGTGAGCTGGCTTAATGAATGCAATTACCAGAAAACAAAATTAGTAATACTTAAGTTATACCTATTTCTTGGTTGATCACCGTAAACAATACCTCTCTGCACTTGACTGGAACAGAAGTAGTAATACCCAACTGTAACATTCAAGCACTAAAATTATGCATAGCATTTCAACAGCTATAACTGGCTCATGAAAATATACCTATTTAAATCAGGAAATAAGAGATAAATAACAGAAGTCACACAAGTGGGATACCACATAGTCTATGCAAAGAGATGGAGGCCAAAAAGTATTCCTTTAACAGAGATCATTAAACATCCAAACCTTGAATGAAACCAGGAATGAGTAGGAATGCATAACAGCCAAGCGAAAGAAATCTGGTCACCCACCTGTAGCCTACCCTGAATAAGATAAATGATCAGAAATCATGTAGACGTTAAAATAGACTGAGGAGAAAAGATCATCATTTTCAAAAGGACATAACAATATCAAAATGAACAATCTTTTGCTCTATATAGTTAAGAATGGAAGCAGTAATCAATCATACACTTGATCATCATAATGCTTGTTTCTTAATTATGATTGTTCTCATTCCACTATTATCTGCACAGTCCAGGTACAAGGTATAGTGCTATTTGTATTTCTCAGTCCAATTGATAAAATATTGGCCAATccaattttctcaaaaaaaaaaaaaaaagggaaagagagagaaatgtGTACATCCAATGCAAAACAATCAAGATATCAAAACCCTGTGATCAAAAGTATAGCTAATAAGCAGTCTATACTAACATTATCACTGCTCAATTCattattcaaacttaaaaaataattagtCAATTTTCCATAGAATTTAAGATAAAACACtgaattttcatatttatttacaTCTATAACCATATGAATGGTGAATGTCAATTAGTTACAGAAAGAACAGAAAGAAAACGACAATGAAAGGTACTTGATAAGCCTCAACCTGCTGCATATACTGCAGATCACTACAGTGCATCAAACTGCACTCAGGTTACGTAGCAAAATATCAGATATGCCAAGGACAGCGTTCTTTAGGCTGTATAATAACTATACTTTGAAGGCTAAACTATTGTTTAAGCCAATTAGGtattatccttttctttttttttttgttttgtggggggggggggggggggtggttgGGGACTGAAGAGAACAGCTGCTTTTATATAATTTTGAATACTTCAGAATACTTAGATATTTTAGATAAATGCTAAATATTATGTTGATAACAGGTTGTATCAGCATAACTCCAAGAAGAGGAACTTCTTGTCTCAGATAGCTAAATTTGCTTTAATATACCACACTTTTGCATCATTGAACTAGTTTCACTTTGAAAAGGGTGTTGGTACGCTTTGCTGACATATGTCTCAACGTATAAGAAGTCTAGCAGATAATTGCTACCGGTTAAACAAATTGTAGACTAGAGGAACATCTATGCACGCATGTAGGTATAATGTCAGATTACTACACATGTCAAGGTAACTACAATGCTCTAAATACTATCACCAACCTTGTTGAGGCATAAGCCTAAAGAGATCCCCAATCAACAATTCTATAACTTCATTGAGAGTAGCATTAATTAATCCACAAAAGGGCGcactttcaaaataaaataacttGAACCGTTTTAACTTAGACATCCAAGTGCACGACCTAGAATAAATGTAGGAAGACTCTCATTAGATGTTCCTGGGCATTTCTCGTTAAAAAATCTTCAAATCATTGTGAGTAGATAGAGCACCACATCAACAACGTAATGAAGGTAGACGGAGtgagaaaagtaaaaaatgttAAAGAAGTCACCCATTTATGTGATCTAGCTAGCTTAAAGAGTTCGAATGAGGGTCATAAAAGTGCACAAGAAAGTTGTACGCTCAATACGTATCCCAGGATCGTATGATATAGAGCAATCCCTTTGAAAACCTTTGCTCTCATAATGGGGACAATGGATGAGATGTAGGCATAGACATGAAGAGAGTATACTATTTGGAAGGTCGTCAGCAGATTAAGGCATTTGAGTCTTTCTTTGCCAAACAAATGCTAGAGAACTTATTCAATCACTGAAGGACAGCTTTACCTACCTCTTCATTTCATGGATAATTACTAGAATTATCCATTGTTATACATTACTAGAATTAGCTAACGCTTACCCAAATCGCTTCTGGATAatcaatttatttgaaatagtaGTTACTACATCCTACAAAGTTTGCCTATATACTATGTGCTATTAGACTTTGGAAGGTAAACAATATGCAAGAATATCATTTCACTTTCACAGCTAAAAGGCAGAGTTAAGCAGTACACAATTGGCAGTGTACAACTCCAATCTGCTCATTAGTTTCTCAAAGTCAACACCTTTTATCAATTGCATCAGAACCTGCATGAAGTCCATAAAATCCAGCATATAGAATACAGAACAAAAGCACCTTTGAGAAAGTTACCCAAGATATCTCAACAGCTTACAGCCAAGGCGAGTAAGAAGATAAGTATCCGAGGCAGCCCTGCCCATATTTTGTCGAAAAGAGTGACGGCGGCCGCCACCGGAGAGGGAAAAAAGGCTGGTT
Encoded proteins:
- the LOC140004523 gene encoding isoprenylcysteine alpha-carbonyl methylesterase ICME-like isoform X1, producing MQPQLLPISNPNPSSSSSSSSEIIPITSSASAGTMLFGSEDDMAATTRILISPTFEDEMKIETRPLISRTLSYTDTLSSTSGGSGSHQQQQRRRRTASETSLFSLSGGGRRHSFRQNMGRAASDTYLLTRLGCKLLRYLGVGYRWVTRFLSLGCYAFLLIPGFIQVGYYYFCSSQVQRGIVYGDQPRNRLDLYLPKNGDGPKPVVAFITGGAWIIGYKAWGSLLGQQLSERDIIVACIDYRNFPQGTMGDMIQDASRGISFICNNIAEYGGDPDRIYLMGQSAGAHIAACALLEQAIKEAGEGESTSWSVSQINAYFGLSGGYNLLNLVDHFHSRGLYRRIFESIMEGEEGLRRYSPEIKVQDPDIRNVVSLLPPIILFHGTGDYSIPSDSSKSFAETLRKVGVKAESVLYEGKTHTDLFLQDPMRGGRDDMFEDLVAIIHDGDSEALAKDANAPLKKRLVPECMLKLAHSVSPF
- the LOC140004523 gene encoding probable isoprenylcysteine alpha-carbonyl methylesterase ICMEL2 isoform X2, translated to MQPQLLPISNPNPSSSSSSSSEIIPITSSASAGTMLFGSEDDMAATTRILISPTFEDEMKIETRPLISRTLSYTDTLSSTSGGSGSHQQQQRRRRTASETSLFSLSGGGRRHSFRQNMGRAASDTYLLTRLGCKLLRYLGVGYRWVTRFLSLGCYAFLLIPGFIQVGYYYFCSSQVQRGIVYGDQPRNRLDLYLPKNGDGPKPVVAFITGGAWIIGYKAWGSLLGQQLSERDIIVACIDYRNFPQGTMGDMIQDASRGISFICNNIAEYGGDPDRIYLMGQSAGAHIAACALLEQAIKEAGEGESTSWSVSQINAYFGLSGGYNLLNLVDHFHSRGLYRRIFESIMEGEEGLRRYSPEIKVQDPDIRNVVSLLPPIILFHGTGDYSIPSDSSSYLKESLLTHMLHEFDRCISFIHCAVRVLQRLLGKLELKLNLFYMKERHTQTCFFRTQ